A window of the Hordeum vulgare subsp. vulgare chromosome 5H, MorexV3_pseudomolecules_assembly, whole genome shotgun sequence genome harbors these coding sequences:
- the LOC123395447 gene encoding protein TIFY 10c-like yields the protein MPGRARPAGSLSSHLAVYHEELIHFKRTEAPGSQKSALELFVGGRLASEGRSEEARCGGLLCMEGAGSGCKMGGGEGMSGRAGAGAAAAAKEKSGFAATCSLLSRYMKEKKGGALQGLVGLDMAPPAAVVVGGGAFQPPTTMNLLSGLEEPNTAGVELALEKSSVGQLLKAPTDNQDAREDAHQLTIFYGGKVVVVDNFPSTKVNGLLQMANGAGDAGDKAGSSSLVQRSPPQPAHNTLPDLPIARRNSLHRFLEKRKGRIVAKAPYQISSSSAAPSKQANGDNAWLGLGQEVTN from the exons ATGCCCGGCCGTGCCCGGCCCGCCGGGTCCTTGTCGTCCCACCTCGCCGTTTATCACGAAGAGCTGATCCATTTTAAAAGGACAGAGGCGCCCGGCAGCCAGAAAAGTGCACTGGAGTTGTTTGTCGGAGGCAGGCTAGCGAGCGAAGGAAGGAGCGAGGAAGCTAGGTGCGGTGGTTTGTTGTGCATGGAAGGGGCGGGGAGCGGCTGCAAgatgggaggaggagaggggatgTCCGGCCGTGCCGGTGCTGGTGCCGCCGCGGCGGCCAAGGAGAAGTCCGGCTTCGCCGCCACCTGCAGCCTCCTGAGCCGCTacatgaaggagaagaagggcgGCGCTCTGCAGGGCCTCGTTGGCCTCGACatggcgccgccggccgccgtcgTCGTAGGAGGAG GAGCTTTCCAGCCGCCCACCACCATGAACCTGTTGTCGGGGCTGGAGGAGCCGAACACAGCGGGCGTGGAGCTCGCACTCGAGAAATCTAGTGTTGGACAGCTTCTCAAGGCCCCAACTGACAACCAAGATGCGAGAGAGGATGCGCACCAGCTCACCATCTTCTATGGAGGAAAAGTGGTCGTGGTTGACAACTTCCCATCCACCAAGGTCAACGGATTGCTCCAGATGGCCAACGGCGCCGGCGACGCCGGAGACAAGGCCGGGAGCAGCAGCCTCGTTCAGCGGAGCCCTCCCCAGCCTGCACACAACACTCTCCCTG ATCTGCCTATAGCGAGGAGGAACTCACTCCACAGGTTTCTCGAGAAAAGGAAGGGCAG GATAGTGGCGAAGGCGCCTTACCAAATTAGCAGCTCATCGGCGGCTCCGTCCAAGCAAGCTAATGGTGACAACGCCTGGCTGGGGCTAGGCCAGGAAGTGACAAATTGA